From the genome of Rhodothermales bacterium:
CATCACATCCGATGACATCACCCGCCCCAAGCCCGACCCCCAGCCGTACCTCGTGACGGCCGAGCGCCTCCATGTCGATCCATCGCGTTGTGTGGTGTTCGAGGACTCGACCAACGGCGTCCGCTCCGCGCTGGCCGCCGGCTGCCAGGTCATCGCCATCACCACGTCGTTCGACGCCGCCGCCTTGCGGGCCGCCGGCGCGGTCCACATCGCCTCCGGGTTCGCTGAAATTCGTGAATGGCTGTTGGGAGGCTGATTCGATCACGCGGGCACACCTTTACGATCCCCTGGAAAGTCCTATCTTGCGGATTCTCTCCGCTAGAAACGTATCCATTGATCCTGATGACTTCCCCCGCACGACTCTGGCCGATGCTCGCCCTGATGGTGACGCTCCTGCCGGTCCTCCATGACAGCGCCTCCCAGCCCGCCCCAACATCCCTCCGCGTGAGCGAAAACCGCCGGCATCTGGTCACGGCCGATGGGCAACCCTTTTTCTACCTCGGCGACACAGCGTGGGAGCTGTTCCACCGCCTAACGCGTGAAGAAGCCGATCGCTACCTCGAAAACCGGGCATCGGCCGGATATACGGTCGTCCAGGTTGTCGCCCTGGCGGAGCTGGACGGGCTGAACGACCCGAACCCCACCGGCCACCGGCCGCTGATCGACCTGGACCCCACGCGACCCGATGTACAGGACGGACCGGCAAACGACTACTGGGACCACGTCGACTACATTGTCCGCAAAGCCAATGCGCTCGGCCTCGTGGTTGGCTTTTTGCCCACCTGGGGGGATAAGTGGAATAAGAAATGGGGCGTCGGGCCGGAGATCTTTACCCCCGAAAACGCGGAGGTATTTGGTCGATGGGTGGGGGAGCGGTACCGGGACGCCAGTGTGATCTGGATCGTGGGCG
Proteins encoded in this window:
- a CDS encoding HAD family hydrolase, whose amino-acid sequence is ITSDDITRPKPDPQPYLVTAERLHVDPSRCVVFEDSTNGVRSALAAGCQVIAITTSFDAAALRAAGAVHIASGFAEIREWLLGG